Proteins encoded within one genomic window of uncultured Draconibacterium sp.:
- a CDS encoding HXXEE domain-containing protein yields the protein MVFDLEVLKKIFFIVPLVLFIHEMEEWNIYHYHKKNYTNGVFEETILGTRLWLFFLSIIGFVWTTICYIIPNTTISSILMMLLIDFTLLNAIQHIVVSLKTKKYNPGLIFGGFIAIIVAIIVIENILYHSIIPNWGVVLILFLIIPILIESIISSKSNKLPKMLVGILRFSAKLDKFMST from the coding sequence ATGGTTTTTGATTTAGAAGTTTTAAAAAAAATATTTTTCATAGTGCCCCTTGTCTTATTTATACATGAAATGGAAGAATGGAATATTTACCACTACCATAAAAAAAACTATACGAATGGTGTATTTGAAGAAACAATATTGGGAACTAGACTTTGGTTGTTTTTTTTGAGTATAATTGGATTTGTCTGGACTACAATTTGCTACATAATTCCAAATACTACCATCAGCTCAATATTAATGATGTTGCTAATTGATTTTACTCTTCTTAACGCAATTCAGCATATTGTTGTATCCTTGAAAACTAAGAAATACAATCCTGGATTAATATTTGGAGGTTTTATTGCCATTATTGTTGCTATTATTGTTATCGAAAATATTTTATATCATAGTATTATTCCCAATTGGGGTGTTGTTCTTATTTTATTCTTAATAATCCCAATATTAATAGAAAGTATTATTAGTAGTAAAAGCAATAAGCTTCCTAAGATGCTTGTGGGAATATTACGATTTTCTGCTAAATTAGATAAGTTTATGTCTACTTAG
- a CDS encoding Crp/Fnr family transcriptional regulator: protein MIINRDKYILDFKVKLDSYASISEKSWNLLKSIIKFKALTKNEVLLQNGIVSRNFYFICKGALRAYFINALGDSYTKNIFFETDFASSFVSSMLAIPSEFTIEALEDSILISLDYKSYQKLIHQENDLKEFYIAYLEKNWVIDKEQREISLVLEDATTRYLKLREAHPYIDTRIAQQHIASHLGITPTQLSRIRKSLRK, encoded by the coding sequence ATGATTATAAATAGAGACAAATACATTTTAGATTTTAAGGTTAAATTAGATTCATATGCTTCAATAAGTGAAAAATCATGGAACTTACTCAAATCAATCATAAAATTTAAAGCCTTAACAAAAAATGAAGTATTACTACAGAATGGTATTGTTTCCAGAAATTTCTATTTCATTTGTAAGGGAGCCTTAAGGGCTTATTTCATAAACGCATTAGGAGATTCTTATACAAAGAATATTTTCTTTGAAACTGACTTTGCAAGCTCTTTTGTATCTTCAATGCTTGCAATTCCGTCTGAATTTACGATTGAAGCTCTCGAAGATTCCATTCTAATTTCATTGGACTATAAATCATATCAGAAATTAATACATCAGGAAAATGATTTAAAGGAGTTCTATATTGCTTACCTGGAGAAAAACTGGGTAATCGATAAAGAGCAGAGAGAAATTTCATTGGTTCTTGAAGATGCAACCACAAGATATTTAAAATTGCGTGAAGCTCATCCTTATATTGATACCAGAATAGCTCAACAACACATTGCTTCACATCTGGGCATTACACCAACACAATTGAGCCGAATACGAAAAAGTTTAAGAAAATAA